The following are encoded in a window of Microcaecilia unicolor chromosome 7, aMicUni1.1, whole genome shotgun sequence genomic DNA:
- the MSN gene encoding moesin — protein sequence MPKTINVRVTTMDAELEFAIQPNTTGKQLFDQVVKTIGLREVWFFGLQYQDTKGFCTWLKLNKKVTAQDVRKESPLLFKFRAKFYPEDVSEELIQDITQRLFFLQVKEGILNDDIYCPPETAVLLASYAVQAKYGDFNKDVQKPGYLAGDKLLPQRVLEQHKLNKDQWEERIQVWHEEHRGMLREDAILEYLKIAQDLEMYGVNYFSIKNKKGSELWLGVDALGLNIYEQNDRLTPKIGFPWSEIRNISFNDKKFVIKPIDKKAPDFVFYAPRLRINKRILALCMGNHELYMRRRKPDTIEVQQMRAQAREEKHQKQMERALLENEKKKRELAEKEKEKIEQEKEELMERLRQIEEQTKKAQQELEEQTRRAMELEQERKRAQEDAEKLAMEKQAAEEAKEALLKHSQDQMKTQEQLAAELAELTNNISQLEIARKKKASEADEWQQKAQMVQVDLEKTQAELRVAMTTTHVQEPLQSENEHDDDENNAEASAELLADATGKDRSEEDRTTEAAKNERVQKHLKALTSELANARDDTKKTANDLLHAENVRAGRDKYKTLRQIRQGNTKQRIDEFESM from the exons GTGGTGAAAACTATTGGACTGAGAGAGGTCTGGTTTTTTGGACTTCAGTACCAGGACACCAAGGGATTCTGTACGTGGCTGAAGctcaacaaaaag GTGACCGCCCAGGATGTGCGTAAGGAAAGCCCTCTCCTCTTCAAGTTCCGCGCCAAGTTCTACCCAGAGGATGTGTCTGAGGAGCTGATCCAGGACATCACCCAGCGCCTCTTCTTTCTGCAAGTGAAGGAGGGCATCCTAAACGATGACATCTACTGCCCCCCTGAGACTGCCGTGCTGTTGGCTTCCTATGCTGTCCAGGCCAAATACGGGGACTTTAACAAGGACGTGCAGAAACCCGGCTACCTAGCTGGTGACAAACTGCTCCCTCAGAG AGTTCTGGAGCAGCACAAACTCAACAAAGACCAATGGGAGGAGAGGATCCAGGTGTGGCATGAGGAGCACCGGGGTATGCTCAG AGAGGATGCCATTCTAGAGTACCTCAAAATTGCCCAAGATCTAGAAATGTACGGTGTCAACTACTTCAGCATTAAGAATAAGAAGGGCTCCGAACTGTGGCTGGGAGTAGATGCCTTGGGACTAAACATTTATGAACAGAATGACAG GTTAACGCCAAAAATTGGATTCCCCTGGAGCGAGATCAGGAACATCTCGTTCAATGACAAGAAGTTTGTAATCAAACCCATTGACAAGAAAGCACCA GACTTTGTTTTCTATGCTCCCCGGCTCCGGATTAACAAACGGATCCTGGCGCTGTGCATGGGAAACCACGAGCTGTATATGCGCCGACGTAAGCCGGACACAATTGAGGTTCAGCAGATGAGGGCACAAGCCCGGGAGGAGAAACACCAGAAGCAGATGGAGAG AGCCCTTTTGGAGAATGAGAAGAAGAAACGGGAGCTAgcggaaaaggagaaagagaagattgAACAAGAAAAGGAGGAATTGATGGAGCGTCTCCGTCAGATTGAAGAGCAGACCAAAAAGGCACAGCAAG AGTTGGAAGAACAGACTCGCAGGGCAATGGAGTTGGAACAGGAGAGGAAACGTGCCCAGGAGGATGCTGAGAAGCTGGCCAtggagaaacaagcagcagaggagGCCAAGGAAGCTTTGCTGAAACATTCCCAGGACCAGATGAAGACCCAGGAGCAACTG GCCGCTGAGCTGGCTGAGCTTACAAACAACATATCGCAGCTGGAAATAGCCAGGAAGAAGAAGGCAAGCGAGGCTGACGAGTGGCAACAGAAG gctcAGATGGTGCAGGTAGACCTAGAGAAGACCCAAGCGGAGCTCAGGGTGGCTATGACCACAACTCACGTCCAGGAGCCACTGCAGTCCGAGAACGAACATGATGACGACGAGAACAATGCAGAGGCCAGCGCCGAACTTCTCGCAGACGCCACTGGCAAAGACCGTAGCGAAGAGGATCGCACCACTGAAGCGGCAAAGAACGAACGGGTCCAGAAACACTTGAAG GCACTGACCTCAGAGTTGGCAAACGCACGAGATGATACAAAGAAAACCGCAAACGACCTTCTCCACGCAGAGAACGTGCGAGCAGGCCGTGACAAGTACAAGACCCTCCGGCAGATTCGCCAGGGAAATACCAAGCAGCGTATAGACGAATTTGAGTCCATGTAA